One window from the genome of Bufo bufo chromosome 4, aBufBuf1.1, whole genome shotgun sequence encodes:
- the GJB7 gene encoding gap junction beta-7 protein — MSWSFLRDILSGVNKYSTSIGRVWLSVVFIFRLLVYVVAAENVWKDEQKEFECNIKQPGCENVCFDHFFPISQIRLWALQLIMVSTPSLLVVLHVAYRQSREKRHNKKLYKNTGSMDGGLFWTYVVSLLFKTVFEFGFLLLFYKLYGGFSVPRLVKCDIDPCPNLVDCYISKPTEKRIFLYFVVITSGLCIVLNLSELLYLIFKAVSKCCLKQYADKLSSSQCGCENQHRSMEQDITLQQFTNNSIEHTANS; from the coding sequence ATGAGCTGGTCTTTTCTTCGAGACATACTAAGTGGTGTTAACAAATATTCAACAAGTATTGGAAGAGTCTGGTTGTCAGTGGTCTTTATATTCCGACTCCTAGTGTATGTTGTTGCTGCAGAAAACGTTTGGAAAGATGAACAGAAGGAGTTTGAGTGCAACATCAAACAACCCGGGTGTGAAAATGTCTGCTTTGACCACTTCTTTCCTATTTCTCAAATTCGCCTTTGGGCTCTACAGCTGATAATGGTGTCTACACCTTCTCTCCTTGTGGTACTCCATGTAGCCTATCGTCAAAGTCGAGAGAAGAGACACAACAAAAAACTGTACAAGAACACAGGAAGCATGGATGGTGGCCTGTTTTGGACATATGTCGTTAGCCTCCTATTCAAAACGGTGTTTGAGtttggtttcctgctgctcttTTACAaattatatggtgggttcagtgtTCCACGACTAGTGAAGTGCGACATTGATCCTTGCCCAAACCTTGTAGATTGCTATATCTCTAAGCCTACAGAGAAGAGGATTTTCCTGTACTTTGTAGTAATTACATCAGGACTCTGTATTGTACTCAACCTCAGTGAGCTGCTGTACCTCATCTTCAAAGCCGTTTCTAAATGTTGTCTAAAACAGTATGCTGATAAACTGAGCTCAAGCCAGTGTGGCTGTGAAAACCAACACCGGAGCATGGAGCAGGATATTACCTTACAACAATTCACCAACAATTCTATTGAACACACTGCAAACTCATAA